A part of Terriglobus roseus genomic DNA contains:
- a CDS encoding DUF6677 family protein: MAVTQTTNVPVRQSAVSPTLVLLAGWLVPGLGHVLVKKPIRAALLFVSIVSMFFLGMMMHGKVYSATNGDVLDLLGFVGQMGSPLLYVIAHAASLGGQALTDTVSDYGSKFAVVAGLLNVMAAVDAQSLANGRKEGL, from the coding sequence ATGGCAGTGACCCAAACAACGAATGTGCCGGTACGGCAGAGTGCAGTGTCTCCTACGCTGGTGTTGCTGGCTGGCTGGCTGGTACCAGGGCTTGGCCATGTGCTGGTGAAGAAGCCAATCCGCGCGGCGCTGCTGTTTGTTTCCATCGTCAGCATGTTCTTCCTGGGCATGATGATGCACGGCAAGGTCTATTCCGCTACGAATGGCGATGTGTTGGATTTGCTGGGCTTCGTGGGACAGATGGGGTCGCCGTTGCTTTATGTGATCGCCCATGCGGCCAGCCTTGGCGGCCAGGCGCTGACGGATACGGTTTCTGACTACGGCAGCAAGTTTGCCGTGGTTGCGGGACTGCTAAATGTAATGGCTGCAGTTGATGCGCAGTCGTTGGCGAACGGCCGCAAGGAGGGTTTGTAA